Proteins encoded by one window of Maniola hyperantus chromosome 10, iAphHyp1.2, whole genome shotgun sequence:
- the mats gene encoding MOB kinase activator-like 1 → MSFLFGSRSNKTFKPKKNIPEGTHQYDLMRHAAATLGSGNLRLAVMLPEGEDLNEWVAVNTVDFFNQINMLYGTITEFCTEESCAVMSAGPKYEYHWADGHTVKKPIKCSAPKYIDYLMTWAQDQLDDETLFPSKIGVPFPKNFLSMAKTILKRLFRVYAHIYHQHFPEVVQLGEEAHLNTSFKHFIFFVQEFNLIERRELAPLQELIEKLTAKEAR, encoded by the exons ATGAGCTTTCTCTT TGGAAGTAGGTCTAACAAAACTTTCAAGCCAAAGAAGAACATTCCGGAAGGGACCCACCAGTATGACTTGATGCGCCACGCTGCTGCCACACTAGGCTCTGGGAACCTGCGGCTGGCAGTCATGTTGCCTGAGGGTGAAGACCTTAATGAATGGGTTGCGGTTAACA CGGTAGACTTCTTCAACCAGATCAACATGCTGTACGGGACCATCACAGAGTTCTGCACGGAGGAGTCGTGCGCGGTGATGTCTGCGGGGCCCAAGTATGAGTACCACTGGGCGGACGGACACACCGTCAAGAAGCCCATCAAGTGCTCCGCGCCCAAGTATATAGACTACCTGATGACGTGGGCGCAGGACCAGCTCGATGATGAGACGTTATTCCCTTCCAAGATAG GGGTCCCGTTCCCAAAGAACTTCCTATCGATGGCGAAGACGATCCTCAAGCGGTTATTCCGCGTCTACGCACACATCTACCATCAACACTTCCCCGAGGTGGTGCAGCTCGGCGAGGAAGCACACCTCAACACCTCCTTCAAGCACTTCATATTCTTCGTGCAG GAATTTAACTTGATTGAGCGACGGGAGCTCGCGCCGCTGCAGGAGCTCATCGAGAAACTCACCGCCAAGGAGGCGCGATGA
- the ND-MLRQ gene encoding cytochrome c oxidase subunit NDUFA4 → MQGLSFQSLKKHKALIPLYVCVGLGCAGSMLYLVRLATRSPDVSWNKRTNPEPWQEYRNKQYKFYSPNIDYSKTESPAPKYDQ, encoded by the exons atgcaAGGTCTGAGCTTTCAGAGTTTGAAGAAACACAAGGCC CTGATCCCACTATATGTTTGTGTGGGTTTGGGATGCGCAGGGTCAATGCTCTATCTAGTCCGTCTGGCGACACGCTCTCCCGACGTGTCCTGGAACAAGCGCACAAACCCTGAGCCCTGGCAAGAGTATAGAAACAAGCAGTACAAG TTCTACTCGCCAAACATTGATTACTCCAAGACAGAGTCGCCTGCGCCCAAGTATGATCAATAA